A DNA window from Niabella yanshanensis contains the following coding sequences:
- a CDS encoding HesB/IscA family protein: protein MNNTFSADSIKISDTAKARIEHILSENEEKGVNSFVRVSVVSGGCSGLSYKLDFDSEEKPKDQIFEDNGIKIVTDMKSLLYLLGTTLDFSEGLSGKGFFFNNPNAARTCACGESFAV, encoded by the coding sequence ATGAATAATACATTTTCAGCAGATAGCATTAAAATAAGCGATACCGCCAAAGCTCGTATCGAGCATATTCTTTCTGAAAACGAGGAAAAAGGAGTCAATAGCTTTGTTCGGGTAAGCGTTGTTAGCGGCGGCTGCTCGGGTTTAAGCTACAAACTCGATTTCGACAGCGAAGAAAAGCCTAAAGACCAGATCTTTGAAGATAATGGGATCAAGATAGTGACAGATATGAAAAGTCTTTTATATCTTTTGGGCACTACTCTTGACTTTTCTGAGGGACTTAGCGGAAAAGGCTTCTTTTTCAACAATCCTAATGCGGCACGTACTTGCGCCTGTGGCGAAAGTTTCGCCGTGTAG
- a CDS encoding cation:proton antiporter yields the protein MVPLLSTLDFSLPLTNPVIIFALVLFIILFAPIIFSKIKVPHIIGLIIAGVLVGPHGLNLLKRDTSIVLFGTVGLLYIMFLAGLEIDLAEFKKNRKKIFVFGVLTFLLPLICGTLASYYILGYSFLSSLLLASMFSTHTLVAYPIASKYGVIRNRAVAMAVGGTMITDTVALLLLAAISGMAKEQVSPAFWVQLGLSSIVFVCIVLFVFPVIIRWFFKKFEDSVSQYVFVLGMVFLASFLAEAAGIEAIIGAFFSGLILNRFVPHTSALMNRINFVGNALFIPFFLISVGMLVDVKVLVKGLGAAKVAAVIIVVALITKYVAAWATQKIFKLTATEGKMLFGLSASHAAATLAIILVGYNIITGETATGEPIRLLDEDVLNGTILLILVSCGVGSFATEKAAKKLALQESEQVPEIEDGENSEKILISLAYDEIATDMVDLGVLLKPKRSNLPLYGLHIVDDAVEGSNAAGKGKKILEKSVSHAAASENVLTPLMRYDSSISNGIVYTIKEQQVTDIVIGLHKNADQKVFFGEVAEQIIRRIHETIYVYKPAQPFNTLKRIVVAIPPNAETEPGFVHWLQKITLLSRESGMKVSFHGTAITLAAIQSLVQRNDNHLQASYNEFSNWDDFLIFTRELNTNELFVIISSRKGYNSYLPQFGKLPYYLTNYFNKLSYIILYPEQLETGINMSDIQQADGKLIETLSEQIGAINKAGKYLRNLWKK from the coding sequence ATGGTGCCATTACTTTCAACTTTGGATTTTAGCCTGCCGTTAACCAACCCGGTAATCATATTTGCGCTGGTGCTCTTTATTATTTTGTTTGCGCCGATTATTTTCAGCAAAATAAAAGTACCGCATATCATCGGGCTTATTATTGCAGGTGTATTGGTAGGGCCCCATGGACTGAATCTTTTGAAACGGGATACAAGTATAGTTTTATTTGGTACCGTGGGTTTATTGTATATCATGTTTTTGGCAGGGCTTGAGATAGATCTTGCAGAATTTAAGAAGAACAGGAAAAAAATATTTGTATTTGGAGTACTCACATTTCTGTTGCCGCTTATTTGTGGCACTCTTGCCTCATATTATATTTTAGGATATAGTTTTTTGTCGTCTCTTCTATTAGCCAGTATGTTTTCAACGCACACGCTGGTGGCCTATCCCATTGCCAGTAAGTATGGCGTCATCCGCAATCGCGCGGTTGCTATGGCAGTAGGAGGTACCATGATTACTGATACCGTAGCGCTTTTATTATTAGCGGCCATATCAGGCATGGCCAAAGAGCAGGTATCTCCCGCGTTTTGGGTACAACTGGGGTTGTCATCCATTGTGTTTGTCTGTATCGTACTATTTGTTTTCCCCGTAATTATCCGTTGGTTTTTTAAAAAATTTGAAGACAGTGTTTCCCAATATGTCTTTGTGCTGGGTATGGTTTTCCTGGCTTCTTTTTTAGCAGAGGCGGCTGGTATTGAGGCCATCATCGGCGCGTTTTTCTCTGGGTTGATACTGAACCGCTTTGTGCCGCATACTTCTGCATTAATGAACCGGATCAACTTTGTTGGTAACGCTTTGTTTATCCCCTTTTTCCTGATAAGCGTGGGCATGCTGGTAGACGTAAAGGTTTTGGTAAAAGGATTGGGCGCCGCGAAAGTAGCTGCTGTAATTATCGTTGTGGCTTTAATCACCAAGTATGTTGCTGCCTGGGCCACGCAAAAGATATTCAAACTAACAGCAACAGAAGGTAAAATGCTTTTTGGGCTGAGTGCTTCGCATGCCGCTGCCACACTGGCTATCATATTGGTGGGGTATAATATTATAACAGGAGAAACCGCTACCGGCGAGCCTATTCGTTTGCTGGATGAAGATGTATTGAACGGAACGATTTTACTGATCCTGGTAAGTTGTGGCGTTGGTTCTTTTGCTACTGAAAAAGCGGCTAAAAAACTGGCCCTGCAGGAAAGTGAGCAGGTACCGGAAATTGAAGATGGAGAGAATAGCGAAAAGATCCTGATATCTTTAGCCTATGATGAAATTGCTACAGACATGGTAGACCTGGGTGTGTTGCTGAAACCCAAAAGGAGTAATCTGCCCCTTTATGGTCTGCACATTGTGGATGATGCAGTCGAGGGCTCCAACGCCGCGGGCAAGGGAAAAAAGATACTGGAAAAATCTGTATCTCATGCTGCTGCCTCTGAAAATGTACTGACTCCTTTGATGCGGTATGACTCCAGTATCAGTAATGGTATTGTTTATACGATAAAAGAACAACAGGTAACCGATATTGTGATCGGGCTGCATAAAAATGCCGACCAAAAAGTATTTTTCGGAGAGGTGGCAGAGCAGATTATAAGAAGAATTCACGAGACGATTTATGTCTATAAGCCTGCTCAACCTTTTAATACACTCAAACGAATTGTTGTAGCTATTCCACCAAACGCAGAAACAGAACCGGGATTTGTACATTGGCTGCAAAAGATAACGTTGTTGTCAAGGGAGTCGGGCATGAAGGTGAGTTTTCATGGAACCGCAATAACATTGGCTGCAATACAATCTTTGGTACAACGGAATGATAATCATTTGCAGGCTTCCTACAATGAGTTCAGTAATTGGGATGATTTCCTGATTTTTACCAGGGAACTGAATACCAACGAGCTTTTTGTGATCATTTCATCCCGTAAGGGCTACAACTCCTATCTGCCGCAGTTTGGTAAACTGCCCTATTATCTGACCAATTATTTCAATAAGTTAAGTTATATTATACTGTATCCCGAACAACTCGAAACCGGCATTAATATGAGCGACATACAGCAGGCCGATGGCAAATTGATTGAAACGCTTAGTGAGCAGATAGGAGCTATCAACAAGGCTGGTAAGTACCTGCGCAATCTGTGGAAAAAGTAA
- a CDS encoding tRNA-binding protein, which produces MPEPISWSDFEKIDIRVGTIIRAEVFAEVRNPAYKLLIDFGEALGVKKSSAQITKLYQPEELLHKQVIAVVNFPVKQIANFFSECLVLGVLGAAKDVTLLTPDKPVKNGQKIS; this is translated from the coding sequence ATGCCTGAACCGATCAGCTGGAGCGATTTTGAAAAAATAGATATACGCGTTGGTACCATCATCCGGGCCGAAGTATTTGCTGAAGTACGCAATCCGGCCTATAAGCTGCTGATTGATTTTGGAGAAGCGTTGGGCGTCAAAAAATCGTCGGCACAAATCACGAAGCTGTATCAACCAGAAGAGCTTTTGCATAAGCAGGTGATAGCGGTTGTGAACTTCCCTGTAAAACAAATCGCCAATTTCTTTAGTGAATGCCTGGTATTGGGCGTATTGGGTGCAGCTAAAGACGTCACGCTGCTCACACCTGATAAACCGGTAAAAAACGGCCAGAAGATCAGCTGA
- a CDS encoding Na+/H+ antiporter: MIQNYVLIAIAVAFSVMMLVLIGQKLKVAYPIFLVIAGLIISLVPGMPAFQIDPDIVFLIFLPPILFEAAWFTSWKDFWKHRKQISWMAFGLVFLTSVVVAYVSSSLIPGLTLAMGFLLGGVNSPPDAVAATSVLKHLKIPQKTITVLEGESLINDASSLIVFKFALAAALTGQFVFKQAISDFFIMSAMGIAIGLAIGYLFSALLRIIPSNSNIDTIITLIVPYVMYITAEHFHFSGVLAVVSGGLMMSYHSHCFLSHTARIQAGAVWSTLIFTINAIVFVLIGLELPVVVAGMKDYSIAEGIKYAIIIGGAMIALRLLYSYALAYLPGFCFKKIRLTRPKPNWKEPFIISFAAMRGVVSLAAALSIPLNLPHRNIILFVTFVIILITLVGQGLLLPAVLKWIKVEDDEVKVPHEKQEAIIQKQLKQVALEKINSDYSNDLTENSLVRHQKTKLENELELLTDKFSCIDHSDHFQAAAARNRDVIRDIIKLQRIELHKIRRERKFDDVVLRNMEMQLDFDETKLTGFQH, encoded by the coding sequence ATGATTCAGAATTATGTATTAATCGCTATTGCAGTTGCTTTTAGTGTGATGATGTTGGTGCTGATTGGCCAGAAACTAAAAGTAGCTTACCCTATTTTTTTAGTAATTGCAGGGCTCATTATCAGCCTGGTTCCGGGCATGCCGGCATTCCAGATTGACCCTGATATTGTATTCCTTATTTTCCTGCCGCCCATACTTTTTGAAGCAGCCTGGTTTACATCCTGGAAAGATTTCTGGAAACACAGGAAGCAAATTTCCTGGATGGCTTTCGGGTTGGTTTTTCTTACATCGGTGGTAGTGGCTTACGTTTCATCTTCATTAATTCCTGGTCTTACTTTGGCGATGGGATTTCTGCTGGGAGGTGTTAATTCTCCACCGGATGCAGTAGCCGCTACTTCAGTTTTAAAGCATCTTAAAATTCCTCAAAAAACCATCACCGTGCTGGAGGGAGAAAGCCTGATCAATGATGCATCCAGCCTTATTGTTTTTAAGTTCGCGCTTGCTGCTGCCTTAACCGGTCAGTTTGTTTTTAAGCAGGCTATCAGCGACTTCTTCATCATGTCTGCAATGGGTATTGCTATCGGTTTAGCTATTGGTTACCTGTTCTCTGCATTATTACGCATTATTCCTTCTAATTCTAATATTGATACGATTATTACATTAATTGTTCCCTATGTAATGTATATAACCGCAGAGCACTTTCATTTCTCGGGTGTGCTGGCCGTGGTTAGCGGGGGATTGATGATGTCGTACCACTCTCACTGCTTTTTAAGCCATACAGCACGTATACAGGCAGGTGCGGTTTGGAGCACCCTTATTTTTACTATTAATGCCATTGTCTTTGTACTGATAGGCCTGGAGCTCCCTGTGGTGGTAGCCGGCATGAAGGATTACTCAATTGCAGAAGGTATCAAATACGCCATTATTATAGGCGGTGCGATGATTGCACTGCGACTGCTTTATAGCTACGCTTTAGCTTATCTCCCGGGATTCTGTTTTAAAAAGATCCGCCTTACCAGGCCCAAACCCAACTGGAAGGAACCGTTCATTATTAGTTTCGCAGCTATGCGGGGGGTGGTGTCCCTTGCTGCAGCGTTATCAATCCCGTTAAACCTGCCTCATCGGAATATTATCCTGTTTGTGACTTTCGTGATTATCCTGATCACGTTGGTTGGCCAGGGTTTATTGCTACCCGCCGTTCTAAAATGGATAAAAGTTGAAGACGACGAGGTAAAAGTGCCGCATGAAAAACAGGAAGCCATCATACAAAAACAATTGAAACAGGTGGCGCTGGAAAAAATAAACAGCGACTACAGTAATGATCTTACAGAGAACAGCCTGGTGCGGCATCAAAAAACCAAGCTGGAAAATGAGCTGGAACTGCTTACCGACAAATTTAGCTGCATCGATCATTCTGATCATTTCCAGGCAGCAGCAGCCCGTAACCGGGACGTGATCAGGGATATCATAAAATTGCAAAGGATAGAACTGCATAAAATACGCCGGGAGCGCAAATTTGATGATGTGGTATTACGCAATATGGAAATGCAGCTGGATTTTGATGAAACAAAACTTACAGGCTTTCAACATTAA
- a CDS encoding SRPBCC family protein, producing the protein MSILKKLLIALLALSAMALVTAAFVDGSIKVQQTIHINAPVENVWNFTSNITGLNCWNAWFKRDKMMRTSIAGNEGRPGSSFCWESDSTELGKGCLTISQLTTLRDVTLDITVYAPYKTHAKTYISLQPINNTTRVTLNFNSHVPYPLNIMMLFKRTKKTIATNYALSLQELKRLSEGQ; encoded by the coding sequence ATGAGTATTCTTAAAAAATTGCTTATTGCCCTCCTCGCCTTATCAGCAATGGCTCTGGTCACTGCTGCATTTGTAGACGGGAGTATTAAGGTTCAACAAACTATTCATATAAATGCTCCTGTTGAAAATGTATGGAATTTCACAAGTAATATTACAGGCTTAAATTGTTGGAACGCATGGTTTAAGCGTGATAAAATGATGAGAACATCAATTGCTGGAAATGAAGGCCGTCCGGGATCCAGCTTTTGCTGGGAAAGCGACAGTACGGAGCTGGGGAAAGGCTGCCTGACCATTTCACAGCTCACAACCTTAAGAGATGTGACTTTAGACATCACCGTTTATGCCCCTTATAAAACCCATGCGAAAACCTATATCAGCTTACAACCCATCAATAACACTACCAGGGTAACACTTAATTTCAACAGTCATGTTCCCTACCCGCTTAACATCATGATGCTGTTTAAAAGAACAAAAAAAACAATAGCAACCAATTACGCCCTTAGTTTACAGGAGCTTAAAAGACTGAGTGAGGGACAATAA
- a CDS encoding YciI family protein, with protein sequence MKQIFFALLVIMCSFSTAQAQAQNNADYNKSLADSLGSDERGMKMYQLILLKTGPAAIADKDSVKQIFAGHMQNIGKLVKDGYLVVAGPFGKNDKQYRGLFILNARNKEEAEKLLLTDPAIKTGLLVYDLLDWYGSAALPMYLLYSDKISKTKF encoded by the coding sequence ATGAAACAGATTTTTTTCGCCTTGCTGGTAATTATGTGCTCATTTTCTACTGCACAGGCACAGGCACAGAACAATGCTGATTATAATAAATCCCTGGCTGACAGCCTGGGATCAGATGAGCGCGGTATGAAAATGTACCAGTTGATACTATTAAAAACCGGTCCTGCAGCAATTGCAGATAAGGACTCGGTGAAGCAGATCTTCGCAGGTCACATGCAAAATATTGGAAAACTGGTAAAAGATGGCTACCTGGTGGTAGCCGGACCGTTTGGTAAAAACGACAAGCAATACCGGGGCTTATTTATTTTAAATGCCAGGAACAAAGAAGAGGCGGAAAAACTGCTGCTCACCGACCCGGCTATTAAAACCGGGCTGCTGGTCTACGATCTGCTGGATTGGTACGGCTCGGCAGCGTTACCAATGTATTTACTTTATAGTGATAAAATAAGCAAAACAAAATTTTGA
- a CDS encoding DUF1569 domain-containing protein, translating into MTNLFSSEGVVTFIARINNLTPQTKSYWGKMTIDQMLAHVNVSYEMLYEPGKHPKPKGLMKWILKRFVKKNIVNEKPYPHHMRTAPAFIITDHKNYEVEKKRLIDYLIKTQELGGPYFEGKESHSFGALTQTEWNNMFAKHLDHHLTQFGV; encoded by the coding sequence ATGACTAATCTGTTTTCGTCGGAAGGAGTGGTAACGTTCATTGCGCGTATCAATAATTTAACGCCACAAACAAAATCATACTGGGGCAAAATGACAATAGATCAGATGTTGGCCCATGTAAATGTATCCTACGAGATGCTGTATGAGCCAGGCAAACACCCCAAACCTAAAGGGTTGATGAAATGGATCCTGAAGAGATTTGTAAAAAAGAATATAGTCAATGAAAAACCGTATCCTCATCATATGCGTACCGCGCCGGCATTTATTATTACGGATCACAAAAATTATGAAGTCGAAAAAAAGAGGTTAATCGATTATCTGATCAAAACACAGGAGTTGGGCGGTCCTTATTTTGAAGGCAAAGAGTCACATTCATTTGGCGCACTTACTCAAACCGAGTGGAATAATATGTTTGCCAAACACCTCGATCATCATCTTACTCAATTCGGGGTTTAA
- a CDS encoding 3-keto-disaccharide hydrolase: MKKILAIVSMLLLTFMLHAQKSFWLFNGKNLNGWTVHGTEKWYVEKGELVCESGPDKDYGYLSTDKKYKNFELTLKFKQEANGNSGVFFRSSIEGVKISGWQVEVAPLNNNTGGIYESYGRGWMVKPKPEDEKWLKEGKWNTMKIRVLNDQVTTWLNGHQMIDLADSKIGAANGFIALQIHDGGGIKVRWKDIILKEL; the protein is encoded by the coding sequence ATGAAAAAGATTCTTGCTATTGTTTCGATGTTGTTATTGACTTTTATGTTGCATGCTCAAAAGAGTTTTTGGCTTTTTAATGGTAAAAACCTGAATGGATGGACTGTGCACGGTACTGAAAAATGGTATGTAGAAAAAGGCGAGCTGGTTTGTGAAAGCGGACCTGATAAGGATTATGGTTATTTATCCACTGATAAAAAGTATAAAAACTTTGAACTGACTTTAAAGTTCAAGCAGGAAGCAAATGGTAATAGCGGCGTTTTTTTTCGCTCTTCGATTGAAGGAGTAAAGATCAGCGGCTGGCAGGTTGAGGTAGCTCCCCTCAATAATAACACCGGAGGTATTTATGAATCTTACGGACGCGGGTGGATGGTGAAACCCAAGCCTGAAGATGAAAAATGGTTAAAAGAAGGCAAATGGAATACCATGAAGATACGCGTACTGAACGATCAGGTTACCACCTGGCTTAATGGCCACCAGATGATCGATCTGGCTGACTCTAAAATAGGTGCCGCTAACGGGTTTATTGCTTTACAAATACATGATGGTGGTGGCATTAAAGTACGTTGGAAAGATATTATCCTGAAAGAATTGTAA
- the gltX gene encoding glutamate--tRNA ligase — protein sequence MSDKKVRVRFAPSPTGGLHLGGVRTVLYNYLFAKKHGGDFILRIEDTDQTRFVPGAEEYIFECLKWAGLEPDESVQHGGNYGPYRQSERKALYRNYAEQLVAEGLAYYAFDTPEELEQMRQQYKTDENPAPQYDQKVRMQMRNSLTLDGDTVHELMHSDTPYVIRIKMPENETVSFNDMIRGEVSFNTSVVDDKVLLKADGMPTYHLAVVVDDHLMEISHAFRGEEWLPSAPVHVLLWKYLFGEDKMPQWAHFPLILGPHGKLSKRDGAKYGFPVFAMNWKDPKSDELTEGFKEKGFLPQAFINLLAVLGWNDGTEQELFSIEEMIDKFSMDRVHSAGAKFDYEKAKWFNQEWIKKLDAAALVPKVQEILTAKGIEVADLALMGKVIELVKDRCVLLTDFYEQSSYFFITPQVIDLAAIQPKWNEAKTLFFQEIIRNYQLAAIWEAHDLENNFKEIAAANQLKPGEVMLPLRIMLVGGKFGPGVFDIATIIGKDETIKRMENTLKQLSSGH from the coding sequence ATGAGCGATAAAAAAGTCAGAGTACGTTTTGCCCCCTCGCCTACAGGGGGCTTACATTTAGGCGGTGTGCGAACCGTTTTATATAATTACCTGTTTGCAAAAAAACACGGTGGTGATTTTATTTTAAGGATTGAAGATACCGACCAGACCCGTTTTGTGCCGGGGGCGGAGGAATATATTTTTGAGTGTTTGAAATGGGCCGGGCTGGAGCCGGATGAAAGCGTACAGCATGGTGGGAATTACGGTCCCTACAGGCAAAGCGAACGTAAGGCGTTATACCGAAATTATGCTGAACAACTGGTGGCGGAAGGGCTTGCTTACTATGCTTTCGACACACCTGAAGAGTTGGAGCAAATGCGGCAGCAGTACAAAACGGATGAGAATCCTGCGCCGCAGTATGATCAGAAAGTTCGTATGCAAATGCGCAACTCTTTAACACTGGATGGTGATACCGTACATGAACTGATGCATAGCGATACCCCCTACGTGATACGCATTAAAATGCCTGAGAACGAAACGGTAAGTTTTAATGATATGATACGGGGTGAAGTGAGTTTTAATACTTCTGTAGTCGATGATAAAGTATTATTAAAGGCAGACGGCATGCCTACCTATCACCTGGCAGTGGTAGTTGACGATCATTTAATGGAGATCAGTCATGCGTTTCGTGGGGAAGAGTGGTTACCCAGTGCGCCTGTGCACGTATTGCTCTGGAAATATCTTTTTGGTGAAGATAAAATGCCTCAGTGGGCACATTTCCCCCTTATATTAGGTCCTCACGGAAAGCTTAGCAAAAGGGATGGCGCGAAGTATGGTTTCCCCGTGTTTGCGATGAACTGGAAAGATCCTAAAAGTGATGAATTGACAGAAGGGTTTAAGGAGAAAGGGTTTTTGCCGCAAGCGTTTATTAACCTGCTTGCCGTATTAGGCTGGAACGATGGTACCGAGCAGGAGCTCTTCTCGATAGAAGAAATGATTGATAAATTTTCGATGGACCGCGTGCATAGCGCTGGCGCTAAATTCGATTATGAAAAGGCGAAATGGTTTAACCAGGAATGGATCAAAAAACTGGATGCCGCGGCATTAGTTCCCAAAGTGCAGGAGATACTTACGGCGAAGGGAATTGAAGTTGCTGACCTTGCCTTGATGGGTAAGGTGATCGAACTGGTAAAAGACCGGTGCGTATTACTTACCGACTTCTACGAGCAATCTTCCTACTTCTTTATTACACCGCAGGTAATTGACCTCGCAGCAATTCAACCCAAATGGAATGAAGCAAAGACTTTGTTTTTCCAGGAGATTATAAGAAACTATCAGTTGGCGGCTATTTGGGAGGCACACGATCTTGAAAATAATTTTAAGGAAATCGCTGCTGCCAACCAGCTCAAACCGGGTGAAGTAATGCTGCCCTTGCGCATTATGCTGGTAGGAGGCAAATTTGGCCCAGGTGTGTTCGACATTGCCACGATCATTGGCAAGGATGAAACGATTAAAAGAATGGAAAATACTTTAAAGCAGTTGAGCTCAGGTCATTAA
- a CDS encoding YdeI/OmpD-associated family protein has product MTKTNMHSFTAPIDLIGINPFVLVPGLILENIFKAAGKNKGPIPVKGTVNREPYNQTLVRFRGEWRLYINTTMLPNSPQRIGERIQITIAYNNIAPPETKAPVAFEQALKKDKEAKAVYDQLAPYLRKEINRYLSGLKTQESLKKNISRALNFLKGKERFIGRDTP; this is encoded by the coding sequence ATGACAAAAACAAATATGCATTCATTCACCGCGCCTATTGACCTGATAGGCATTAATCCTTTTGTATTGGTACCCGGCCTCATCCTTGAAAACATTTTTAAGGCTGCAGGTAAAAACAAGGGGCCAATACCTGTTAAAGGCACGGTCAACAGAGAGCCGTATAACCAAACGCTGGTCAGGTTCCGGGGGGAGTGGCGATTATATATCAACACCACTATGTTGCCTAATTCTCCACAACGCATTGGAGAAAGAATACAGATCACCATTGCTTACAATAATATCGCGCCGCCTGAAACAAAAGCGCCGGTGGCGTTTGAACAGGCTCTTAAGAAAGATAAGGAAGCTAAAGCCGTATACGACCAATTAGCGCCCTATCTCCGAAAAGAGATCAACCGGTATCTCTCTGGTTTAAAAACACAGGAAAGCCTCAAGAAAAATATTAGTCGCGCACTTAATTTTCTAAAAGGAAAAGAGCGATTTATTGGGCGCGACACACCTTAG
- a CDS encoding GNAT family N-acetyltransferase, which yields MITAQKKDKPLVVDLLVQCFCDSKSIHYIIEKDAGGQKHLNILMSYAFDHCMNFGEIFLSEDRQACALILYPEKKILSIESLWQRLSLVVKSSGAKYFKKIAARQKVIRQIHPYDLKFHLWFMGVKPDVQRKGIGSRLLKELIAESKQQKRMFCLETPDSRHIPWLHKHGFGIYRQLDLGHLLYCLFHKDVLWKAHPFDQTWKPGHEKNDNSLKGGLRLV from the coding sequence ATGATTACCGCCCAAAAAAAAGATAAACCATTGGTGGTCGACCTGCTGGTTCAATGTTTTTGCGACAGTAAAAGCATTCACTATATCATAGAGAAGGATGCTGGAGGACAAAAGCATCTCAACATATTGATGTCTTATGCATTTGATCACTGTATGAATTTTGGCGAGATATTCCTTTCTGAGGACAGGCAGGCCTGTGCATTGATTTTATATCCCGAAAAAAAGATCCTGTCAATAGAGTCGCTCTGGCAGCGACTGAGCCTTGTGGTGAAGTCGTCAGGTGCGAAGTACTTTAAAAAGATTGCCGCCAGACAAAAAGTAATCAGGCAAATTCATCCGTATGATTTGAAGTTTCACCTATGGTTTATGGGTGTTAAGCCCGATGTGCAGCGGAAGGGAATAGGCAGCCGGTTATTAAAGGAGCTTATTGCCGAGTCAAAGCAGCAGAAACGTATGTTTTGTTTGGAAACACCTGATTCCAGGCATATTCCCTGGCTGCATAAGCATGGTTTTGGTATTTACCGCCAGCTCGACCTGGGACATCTGCTTTATTGTTTATTTCATAAGGATGTACTTTGGAAGGCGCATCCTTTTGATCAAACCTGGAAGCCAGGCCACGAAAAGAATGATAATTCTTTAAAAGGTGGCTTGAGATTGGTATAA